The Nomia melanderi isolate GNS246 chromosome 6, iyNomMela1, whole genome shotgun sequence genomic sequence TTGTGTTGAAATACATATGCAACATATACAATTAGGTCTTGGACAAAGAGGTGCTTTGACACCATTTATGGCTCAATGGGCTtagcaaatataaaataatcttttacaACACTTTTAAAAGATgtacaatattaaaacaaatgtaGAACATAATACTAcgatattttataagaaaattctactttattttattatctttttgtaTAGGGCATATCATTATTAAGGAGTACCTATATTATTAGGATGAAAATGTATGTTCTATTACAATGTACATACAGTGTTTCTAAAACCGGTTTTATAGCAACTTTCTATATATGCCTTTTAGAATACTGTGCTgtgttattaattacattaaacggttaaaatgttcatgtttaaaaaatttaaatgtaggctcataatttacatatattataaagttaaataCCTATCACCTATGAAATTAACCTTCTTTAACACTGCtgtaaatatagtatatatgtTTTACAGTGGCAGCTTTGGTAAAGTTCGAATACAAGTTTAACTTTAAATtatcacatttttattttgtatagtttattttgcttatatatatctatatataattagaaaggttaatatatatttagtaCATTAGAATCACTATGTCTATGGTTCTGTATATTACACATAAACATTCATGTTGCATAATACATTGTAAATACACTatgaatattcagaaatatacacttctttttaaatttattttactgacAGCATACTGCTTTTGATGTGTGTTAAACACAGTAAATGATGTCATTCAGCTCATAAATATGGATTGCAGTgtgtattataatatagaaatttatttgaaacacaCAAGTTAAATTACCATGTCAATTTTTCACTCAAAACACGTGTCAAGTATCTATCGAAAGGAAGTATTTCTTTTGCACATACTTAATTCATTTTTcgagaaagaaaaacaatatttcaatttgatgTAAAAATGTTCTAATTACGTCCAAATTTAATTGATATAATTCGAATATAAATACTACtttcaataaaaaacaaaatatatcaaaagaaaatatttaaatatgagaATTATGTGATACCTTTCTATGATTCGTACGTTCtaatagtttaatgtaataaattataaatataggaattatgagatattttacattcaataacatttaaagaatagatttatttgtaaaaattgtttaaataagtataatatatttttttatctcagagtatatattttataaatgaatattaaaacaaGTTACTGAAAAACGAAAACATGAATTATAAACACGTATTTCTTCATTCCAAAAGTTAACTATATGCTATTTGTATACTTAAACTATAGTAATGAAAAtaagtttaaattaatatatacaatttatacatACTGTCGTCTGTACTTATAATATCGCATGTACTTACGACGATTTTGGAAAGTAATgtgtatgtattttaattattctaaatctgattcacgtttattttataattacacatCCTTATATTAACATTACCTATAGCAATGATGTCTTAACGTATGTTTCGTGCAAtggagaataaaaaatattcaactcttctaattctattttacatactttataataaacattaaaagtaaaaatattacaatactcaagaaacttattttcaataacaaaatCATGTTCTACTTGTAAACATTTTTCAGTCACCATCCCACGTGAATTTAGTAAGTTTCTTTCATCATAGTACTTTATTTAATTGCATTGTAGAGCCAATGCATGTGTTTTCGCATATTCAAATATTACCTATAACACATCCTATTTTTTATGCTTATTAAGTGCATCCATTAATGAGTCTGCTTCTTCGTCTGTTTTCACTCTTAACAAGACTGGAACTGGTGGTGGTGACATTTCAGGTTTTGGCAAACAAACCAgcattattgaatttttattcatacgTTTTGTTGGAATACTTTCAGTTAATAAAGTATTGAGCAATAAACTTCCTAAAGAAGTTTCCGCACGCACTATCAACTGTGTTTTGTCGTTTGGTGTTGGCTTCAAAAACAGTACTCCTACACCCCTACTGGTAAAGTTACCatctttctttataaaaactttacatctgtaaaaaattaaaatactagAATATTCGAACACTACACTTGCGTTTATTATGAACTATTACCTCTGTTCATATATGGCACCTTCTTCTGTTACTGGTTTAATCTCTACTTTTGGGGGTTCCTCATCTTCGTCATCTTTACCTTCATTTTCTGCTTTATCTTCAGACTCTGGTAGCTTTACAACTTGAGCACCAAAGGTAAATGGCTTAGCACTGTAAATTGtgatgttatttatatttttatttttattactatttattttataatattaaatgtaagaaaattacCCTCCGAAACTAAAGCCAGTTGTAGAACTAGTAGTAGAACTTTGACCAAAACAAAATGCATTTGTTGTACCAAAAGAACTACTAGTAGATTTTAACTCTGATTTTGACTCTTGTTCTTGTGATTTACTATCTGTAGATGGTTTGCTGAGAAATGGATTCTTCTCAGAACTAACATTTCCAAATACACTTTTTGTTCCAAGTTTGTCAACATTGCCAAAGATAGATTTATGTGAGTCTGAAGATTGTTCTGAATTACCAAAGACTGACTTACCACTATCTGTAGCATGGTCTGACGTACCAAATATAGATTTTGAATCAGTATTAATACTgccaaaaattgatttttcaggCTTCCATTCTGATGATATTAAAGATTTTGTACTTGTTCCTCCAAATGGAGAACTGTCAACCTTTTTCTCTGAATTTGCAGTTTCCTTATTATCAGTCACTTTAGTAGGTTCAAATTGACTTTGTTCTGATGTACGTGTAGTTTTATCCGATTCATTTCCAtgttttgtttcaatttctttaagatatttttcataatCTTTAAAAATAGGTGTTAAAATACAAAAAGGATTTGCATCTACATGACTTTTAATCCATTGTGTTACGCTTTCATTTAAACCTTTTAACTTAGCAAAATATTCAGAAGATTTCTTACTCGTGCCTTGATCTGCTTGATCACTTGTTTTACTTGTAGTTGTGCTAGATATTGATTGTATTACTgaagtttcttttttgtttgtgCCATTTTCATTTCCTTTAGATGCTCCATTACTTGCTGGGGGTTTATTGATATTCGTATCTGTTTTTAAACTTGTACCAAAAGCTTTATTATCTGCTAAAAAACTAAATGCATTCTGTGGTGTAGATGGTCCAGTGGTTTTAAAACCTGTGAATGCACCGAATGCACTTTTGGTattattctgaaaaatattaaaaaaaattatgactaaagtgaaataatattataaattagtaaacataaaaataagtTATATACTTCTGTTGATTGCAATCGACGCTTGGCTCTTTTAACAACTCTTTTCTCAAGAATATCATCGGACGCTCTAATAAATGTTCCAGCCTCTTCAGGTTCATGCTCTTCATTCCAATTATCATGATTTAATTCTGTAGTTGCAGATCTTTTAGCTGCCATTTTTAATGCTATTCAAAGAAATAAGCAATTAAGTAATAACATGTgtcattaaaaacatttcttagGTATCATCAAAATCATTAAGTATATTAAAGAGGTTAAgatttatagtatatatattattcaatgcTTTTTTGTTggataagatttagaattacttttatataagtgataacaatatttcattaatcaaattttaaacaaaagaaataagtaCATCTTTTAAACCAAACAGGTAGGAGAGACACATTATAACCTCACAGTCTCTCGAATAATATGATACTGAATTTCTATTTACTGAAGATAATAAGTGggtagtattataatatttacctcATGAAATTAATGATAGTAATCTCTTAAGTAAAATACGTttaatgcatttataatatacaattaacgGACATAAAAACTTCGACAGACTTGAACAAGCACACTTTTTCAAGGTTCGCACATGCGCACGTTTAAAATGTATCTACTATCTATCCAACGACAAACTTAATCTTGAAAGGTTAAAcgacaaaattataataattttagttcTGTTTCACGCAATGTGATATATACGTATTTCCCAATCCACGTGCAGCAATAAGGTAATAAGgtctttattaaaataattttataaagaataattgTTATAATGTAGTGAATAATTACTCTGAATGCAACACTTTGACTTTGAGCAATTATCAAGTTTGAACTTATTTTTCTATACACATATATCGAAATAAGTACTAATTCAAGTCAAtatgttgaatattataaacttaAATCCTTAATTTCGTCAGTTCCATAGTTATGAAATGATGTATGTTAAAAACATCGTTATACGTTTATCAGTCAACGAAAAAGTAATTCACAAGTATGGCCCTTACATGGTCTGTTgcagtatttttaaaattaacacgaACAAACTGCATTGTATTTTTGGTTCATACCATATTCtaaatttatgtttttttatgtaaagatcTTCTTAAGTGACAATGTCAATTTAACCTACATTGATaaccaaattaatttaaatacaaaaataacctgcattttttgtaatacaaaatcaattttataatactgaaaacattaatatattattctgtacttatgaaattatgtatataGCTTGTAACATGGATATGCGATAAGAGATCACGTGATCTACTATCACGTGCAGTGATCGATTTAAACTTCatactttgtatatatttgtacttTCTATAGAAGTCACTATTACTATACGCATGAAGTGTCTAATATCGAGAACATATTTAATTAGattcaatttacatttatattcaaaacaaataGTTACGCGGCgcaaaaattgtatattaaacgCGTTTCCATTTCAACGTTATTTACAAATCGACGTGTACGAAacagatatattattttacaatttcataaaagATAGGTAATTCAGAATGTTCATACAGAGCTACGAACATCTCTTTATTCCAGTAATCATCGGAGAAAAGGATGaagttgaaaaaaatattaaaaaggaaaGCCAACTAAATGATTCTTAATCTAAATCAATATATCTAGCAACTGTAGCCACATTAAGACGTGTCTTCAAATGCGCAGAAATTCCGAAACGCGTCTTCGAGCTTCGGGGGAACGAACACGCTTGTCTCCTATCGTGAACGCCGTTTCGTTTCGTAATCGCAAATATGTGGCGCCACTATCGCCGGCATTACCAACGTTCACTATCATAAAAGATCCGTCTCGAGAAAATCTTTTCCTTGAACGTTCCCCGTTTTCGTAATATCGCCGGTGAAACTCGAACCGACTGTTTAACATGGACGACAGTAGAAGTGAACCGAATTCGTAGTATTCTTCTGAAGGGTGTTCCGCGTGGTTCACGTACCGGTGTACGAGCTTGGCGCGAAAACTCGCTTTCAAGGAGCGCGTCGGATCCCTGGGCATACAATACagcacgagggacggagaaagggagagggagaaacagagaaagaccGAGGGTAAGGGCCAGGGGGTGTCAGGGGATCTCGAGCAACTTGGCACGTCCGTGTACGGAGGCAACAGTGCTGGTGGCAGCACAGACGCTCGTTGATGAGcgaacaattcactttggtacgCGGTTTCACGACGTTATTTCGTCTGATCGGTGTCGTGAAACAAGGGTGTGCACATGTACCCACGCGACGGGCCGATAAACTGTGTCTGTGACATTTTTACCAGTTCGATTATCCTAAGTTAAAACGGTCAAGTGTCGTCGCGGTGGCTCGAAGAGTTCGTGGCTGGTGCGCGCCGTGCGTGCGGTTGATCGGAGCGTATACCGCTGCTCTCGTCAATTTGGtgggagagtgagagtgagagggagGAGGGGTTTCCCGTCCTCCTCTTCCCTCGCTAAAATCAGCCGGATTTTTGAACAGGGAGGAAACACGAAAAATTGCATAGTAAAAACATGGAAATATCGAAGAGTTTGCAGGAAGAGATTCTGACCGTGCAAAACAAACTGAAAAATGCCATACGCGATCATCAGGTGAGTTCCGCGACTGTGCATGTATGTATGTCGATAGCGATTTAAAGATTGAGAGTACGAagccgaacgaacgagcgagcgaggaaGGAAGTTCACGAATAATTCCTCATCGACCAAGTTTTTACTTCTGTTATGCACGCTGTCCCTCCTACCGATTGAAAAATCTAGATAATACGCTCGATAGATAATCGACGGGTAAAGTGAAAAGTTTTCCCAACAGTTTCGATGCGCATCGTTCGAATACAAAGCTGTTGTTTCCGAGTATACCTCTCGCGACGCTCAAATGGAAATCAAACACGCTTTAAAGCGTCGTTTAAAATGGTTCACTTTTGTGATTCGGTTCCCTTGGCATTCCCACGCACAATGTGTGCATGAACGCATGTACGCACTAGGCACGCGCGCGCCTGCATAAATGCATTCCTCCTATACTATATTTGCGGAACTTGTTTCTTTAACGCGAATTCTTCGAAGTTTCATGAAACAATGATCATCGTCAAAGATGTCCGGTTTATTACGGGCACTCGGGACGAAAACTCGCAAACATGGCATACATGCCTCTTCGATCTATTATAAAAGTATCCCGGCATCGCTACTGCTCTCGCGTTTCGACATTTGTTAAACTGTTCCCTGTTCAGCTGTATACGCAATGTTGCACGTTATCGAAAGTGAAAGAAGCGTAACAAGTTCCGTAGGAAGTTTTCGCTCGCCTTAAATCATGCGACGAGCGTGCACCGATCGGTGGTAATTTTTTGTTACGAATCACATAAATTCGAAGGTGAACGAGTTGTTCAGGCCTTAACCTTTGTTGGTAGAGTGTTTCGACCGATGCGTCGCATGACTTTGAGAACCAACATTCTGTCTCTTTCTCGCTCGTTTATTCGGTTACTCACTTGTTCGGTTCATTTCCCTCTCGCTTCTTCATTCTCTCCCCCCTCTCTACCTCTCTCTTGCTCGTTCACCCTAACTTCCACCGTTCCGTATCCACTCTTTTCAAGCTCTTCCCCTTTCTCTACTTTCCTCTTTGTCTAATTCCTCCTTTCTTTCCCTGCATCGCCGTAAACTTTCAAATTAAAGCTGGGTAAATACCGTATAACGTCCACTTATATTTCCGCGAACACTATCAACCTCCATAACGCTCCATCCTTGTCCCGTGCCTAGTTATCTCCCTATCTTTACCTGCTTCACAggaaattcttcatttttattgccCCGTACGCATAGAAACGGCTTAATGCTAACCAAGCGTGCAGTTTACCAACTGAGCCGGTGGAAAACTTGTCGTTAACGTTCGAACACTATCCTCCTCCCGTTTGAAATCCTTTGTTAACACTCGTCCCGTGTGTCGGTAAGCGTTGCATTATAAATGCAACGAGGGTTAAGGCGTTCTATCGGCACGATTCGACCGTACGCTAACGCATGTATCTATAGGAAAGGATATTATCGAATTGCAGTACACGTGTACTTCTTGTTTCGCTCATTACGCTCGAACTTTTATTAACTAGCAGGGACGCTAGCCGGGATATGCGCGCGGAGGAAAGTTTCTCGGCGCGCGATCCGCATTGTGCCCTGCTCTACCGACCTTGTCCCGTGTAACTCctcgaaattgaatattttcgttacACAGTTCCCGATACTTTCGGTCGATAGCGCTCGATCCGTTTCCGATTCTTATTAACGGTCTACGCGTTCATGCTTTTTACAATCTCCACATTAATGACATCGGCATCTGCatagaaatattaaaggaaACGCTTGAAACGCGTAGCTGTTAGTTTTAACAGCCGTATCGGTAACACAAATAGATCGATATTCTTATTCAGAGTATTCGTGTACCGGATAGGGCAAACCTGTTCTGGCTTGATGGAAATTTCAGTTGCGTCTCGATTGTCGGAGATCAGGTGCGAACCGATATCGATTCGTGAATTTTAGAAAGCTTGAAAGACTGCTTCGCGAGGTcactattttaattattgtttccgcaagtaaataaatacatacccCTTTTCCCTTATTTCCTTCGTCGTAATTTCTCCCTTACCTTTTATTAATGAATCCTGTTCGAACGTCGGTAATACTCTCaccgttattgttattatttatttccattatgACACATtagatttaaagaaaattaaacttAATCTATTATGCATGGAATTTTTCCTAATATTCAAAAAACAAAGAAGAGATAATGGTGAATTTCGTTACagtgaaataaatcagagtttaATGGTTTTGATTTTTCTAAAGCGAGCAGGGTGCGGCGTCTCGTTAAATTACGTCATTGCATGGCAGATGCGGTCATCCTAAGTGCGAGACGTTTTAcccaaataattattatccatgtaaaattaatagaaaattttctgtttaaattgCAGATCTGCGTGGGTAAATTAAAAGACGACCCCAACGTAAGTTGCTTCACTTTTACTGACCTATGGAACTATCTTTAATGAGCGCGTAATTATTCGCAAGCCGGAGGAATCGTAATAACGGCGACGTCGCTGCTAGACCAACagcaagagagaaaaaaaaaacgattgaGAC encodes the following:
- the Nup50 gene encoding nuclear pore complex protein Nup50 isoform X2, whose amino-acid sequence is MAAKRSATTELNHDNWNEEHEPEEAGTFIRASDDILEKRVVKRAKRRLQSTENNTKSAFGAFTGFKTTGPSTPQNAFSFLADNKAFGTSLKTDTNINKPPASNGASKGNENGTNKKETSVIQSISSTTTSKTSDQADQGTNYEKYLKEIETKHGNESDKTTRTSEQSQFEPTKVTDNKETANSEKKVDSSPFGGTSTKSLISSEWKPEKSIFGSINTDSKSIFGTSDHATDSGKSVFGNSEQSSDSHKSIFGNVDKLGTKSVFGNVSSEKNPFLSKPSTDSKSQEQESKSELKSTSSSFGTTNAFCFGQSSTTSSTTGFSFGGAKPFTFGAQVVKLPESEDKAENEGKDDEDEEPPKVEIKPVTEEGAIYEQRCKVFIKKDGNFTSRGVGVLFLKPTPNDKTQLIVRAETSLGSLLLNTLLTESIPTKRMNKNSIMLVCLPKPEMSPPPVPVLLRVKTDEEADSLMDALNKHKK
- the Nup50 gene encoding nuclear pore complex protein Nup50 isoform X1, yielding MAAKRSATTELNHDNWNEEHEPEEAGTFIRASDDILEKRVVKRAKRRLQSTENNTKSAFGAFTGFKTTGPSTPQNAFSFLADNKAFGTSLKTDTNINKPPASNGASKGNENGTNKKETSVIQSISSTTTSKTSDQADQGTSKKSSEYFAKLKGLNESVTQWIKSHVDANPFCILTPIFKDYEKYLKEIETKHGNESDKTTRTSEQSQFEPTKVTDNKETANSEKKVDSSPFGGTSTKSLISSEWKPEKSIFGSINTDSKSIFGTSDHATDSGKSVFGNSEQSSDSHKSIFGNVDKLGTKSVFGNVSSEKNPFLSKPSTDSKSQEQESKSELKSTSSSFGTTNAFCFGQSSTTSSTTGFSFGGAKPFTFGAQVVKLPESEDKAENEGKDDEDEEPPKVEIKPVTEEGAIYEQRCKVFIKKDGNFTSRGVGVLFLKPTPNDKTQLIVRAETSLGSLLLNTLLTESIPTKRMNKNSIMLVCLPKPEMSPPPVPVLLRVKTDEEADSLMDALNKHKK